One Gordonia zhaorongruii DNA segment encodes these proteins:
- the rpmG gene encoding 50S ribosomal protein L33, whose amino-acid sequence MASSTDVRPKITLACEVCKHRNYITKKNRRNDPDRLEIKKFCPNCGKHETHKESR is encoded by the coding sequence GTGGCTTCCTCAACCGATGTGCGGCCGAAGATCACCTTGGCATGCGAGGTGTGCAAGCACCGTAACTACATCACCAAGAAGAATCGTCGCAACGATCCCGATCGTCTCGAGATCAAGAAGTTCTGCCCGAACTGCGGCAAGCACGAGACTCATAAAGAGTCGCGCTGA